From the Kogia breviceps isolate mKogBre1 chromosome 15, mKogBre1 haplotype 1, whole genome shotgun sequence genome, one window contains:
- the DERL3 gene encoding derlin-3 isoform X14, whose product MSASFAALVPGGKKDGPGHRPSQPGRAAPRMRIGRRQEGGVWRQVKSTRRSDHAFLRRFNGVAGDGGRIPAGAGGDADLHHSLRPHHRRRGEPGGRQLEFLSPFQLYFNPHLVFRKLQVWRLVTNFLFFGPLGFSFFFNMLFVFRYCRLLEEGSFRGRTADFVFMFLFGGVLMIVSFPGSGTSGPGLCWHWGPA is encoded by the exons ATGAGCGCCTCCTTCGCTGCTCTTGTTCCCGGAGGGAAGAAGGACGGCCCGGGTCACCGGCCAAGCCAG CCCGGGCGCGCTGCACCTCGGATGAGGATTGGCCGAAGACAGGAAGGCGGGGTTTGGAGGCAGGTTAAGAGCACTCGGCGGTCGGACCACGCGTTCCTGAGAAGGTTCAATGGCGTGGCAGGGGATGGCGGCCGAATTCCTGCAGGTGCCGGCGGTGACGCGGACCTACACCACAGCCTGCGTCCTCACCACCGCCGCCGTGGTGAGCCGGGCGGGCGG CAGCTGGAGTTCCTCAGCCCCTTCCAGCTCTACTTCAATCCGCACCTCGTGTTCCGGAAGTTACAG GTCTGGAGGCTTGTCACCAACTTCCTCTTCTTCGGGCCCCTGGGATTCAGCTTCTTCTTCAACATGCTCTTCGT GTTTCGCTACTGCCGTCTGCTGGAGGAGGGTTCCTTCCGCGGCCGCACGGCCGACTTCGTCTTCATGTTTCTCTTCGGGGGTGTCCTTATGATCGTATCCTTCCCGGGCTCTGGGACCTCCGGGCCCGGCCTGTGCTGGCACTGGGGCCCGGCTTGA
- the DERL3 gene encoding derlin-3 isoform X12, whose protein sequence is MAWQGMAAEFLQVPAVTRTYTTACVLTTAAVLEFLSPFQLYFNPHLVFRKLQVWRLVTNFLFFGPLGFSFFFNMLFVFRYCRLLEEGSFRGRTADFVFMFLFGGVLMILLGLLGSLFFLGQALTAMLVYVWSRRSPRVRVNFFGLLTFQAPFLPWALMGFSMLLGNSILVDLLGIVVGHIYYFLEDVFPNQPGGKRLLLTPGFLKLLLDAPEEDPNYLPLLEEQPGPPQQ, encoded by the exons ATGGCGTGGCAGGGGATGGCGGCCGAATTCCTGCAGGTGCCGGCGGTGACGCGGACCTACACCACAGCCTGCGTCCTCACCACCGCCGCCGTG CTGGAGTTCCTCAGCCCCTTCCAGCTCTACTTCAATCCGCACCTCGTGTTCCGGAAGTTACAG GTCTGGAGGCTTGTCACCAACTTCCTCTTCTTCGGGCCCCTGGGATTCAGCTTCTTCTTCAACATGCTCTTCGT GTTTCGCTACTGCCGTCTGCTGGAGGAGGGTTCCTTCCGCGGCCGCACGGCCGACTTCGTCTTCATGTTTCTCTTCGGGGGTGTCCTTATGATC CTGCTGGGGCTCCTGGGCAGCCTCTTCTTCCTGGGCCAGGCCCTCACAGCTATGCTGGTATACGTATGGAGCCGCCGCAGCCCCCGGGTGAGGGTCAACTTCTTCGGCCTCCTCACCTTCCAGGCACCATTCCTGCCCTGGGCGCTCATGGGCTTCTCAATGCTGCTGGGCAACTCAATCCTCGTGGACCTCCTGG GGATTGTTGTGGGCCACATCTACTACTTCCTGGAGGATGTCTTCCCCAACCAGCCTGGTGGCAAGAGGCTGCTGCTGACCCCTGGCTTCCT GAAGCTGCTACTGGATGCCCCAGAGGAGGACCCCAATTACCTGCCCCTCCTCGAGGAGCAGCCAGGACCCCCGCAGCAGTGA